One Streptomyces sp. CNQ-509 DNA window includes the following coding sequences:
- a CDS encoding dihydrofolate reductase, which translates to MNVGLIWAQARDGVIGAHNGIPWRLPEDMAHFKATTLGHPVVMGRRTWDSLPPRFRPLPGRRNVVVTRDPRWAAEGAVGAGSVDGALELAAGSPAATTVWVIGGGEVYRAALGHATTLSVTEVDTEVAGGDTYAPVPGTEWRVAEDGGWQLSRSGLRYRIRTLTR; encoded by the coding sequence GTGAACGTAGGGCTCATCTGGGCGCAGGCGCGCGACGGCGTGATCGGCGCGCACAACGGCATTCCGTGGCGCCTTCCCGAGGACATGGCGCACTTCAAGGCGACCACCCTCGGCCACCCGGTGGTGATGGGACGCAGGACCTGGGACTCGCTGCCGCCGCGGTTCCGCCCGCTGCCGGGCAGGCGCAACGTCGTGGTGACGCGCGACCCCCGGTGGGCGGCGGAGGGCGCGGTCGGCGCCGGGTCCGTCGACGGGGCGCTGGAACTGGCCGCGGGTTCGCCGGCCGCCACGACGGTGTGGGTGATCGGCGGCGGGGAGGTCTACCGGGCCGCGCTGGGGCACGCCACGACGCTCTCGGTGACGGAGGTCGACACGGAGGTGGCGGGCGGCGACACGTACGCGCCGGTGCCGGGAACGGAGTGGCGGGTCGCCGAGGACGGCGGCTGGCAGCTCAGCAGGTCGGGCCTGCGGTACCGCATCCGTACGCTCACGAGGTAA
- a CDS encoding DUF1772 domain-containing protein: MPIRILTAVALLSAGLLAGAFGYGAVNLGPTFDAVPLETRLSFHAELMKMNSPVMQTAMTLTALSALALAALHRGRERLLAAGAALLALASFLITRFGNVPINSDIKKWAVSSAPADHAEILRRWDLYNNLRTLTAVAAFALLITLALRRRAARPADAADAADAAALLERTPGVPAHP, encoded by the coding sequence GTGCCCATCCGTATCCTCACCGCCGTCGCCCTGCTCTCCGCCGGGCTGCTCGCCGGCGCGTTCGGCTACGGCGCGGTGAACCTCGGCCCGACGTTCGACGCCGTGCCGCTGGAGACCCGCCTGTCGTTCCACGCCGAGCTGATGAAGATGAACTCGCCCGTGATGCAGACGGCGATGACCCTCACCGCGCTCAGCGCGCTGGCCCTCGCCGCGCTGCACCGCGGCCGCGAGCGGCTGCTCGCCGCCGGGGCCGCGCTGCTGGCGCTGGCGTCGTTCCTCATCACCCGGTTCGGCAACGTCCCGATCAACTCCGACATCAAGAAGTGGGCCGTCTCCTCGGCCCCCGCCGACCACGCGGAGATACTCCGGCGCTGGGACCTGTACAACAACCTGCGGACGCTCACCGCGGTCGCCGCCTTCGCCCTGCTCATCACCCTCGCCCTGCGCCGTCGCGCCGCACGCCCCGCGGACGCGGCAGATGCGGCGGACGCGGCGGCACTCCTGGAGCGGACCCCGGGGGTGCCGGCGCACCCGTAG
- a CDS encoding thymidylate synthase, whose protein sequence is MADTQYEDLLRTVLTSGTAKADRTGTGTRSVFGHQLRYDLAQGFPLITTKRVHLKSIVYELLWFLRGDSNVGWLQEHGVSIWDEWAGPDGELGPVYGVQWRSWPTPDGRHVDQISDVLDTLRRNPDSRRMIVSAWNVAELENMALPPCHAFFQFYVAEGRLSCQLYQRSADLFLGVPFNIASYALLTHMVAQQTGLEPGDFIWTGGDCHIYDNHVDQVTEQLARTPYEFPGLRLRRAESLFDYAYADVEVVGYRHHPAIKAPVAV, encoded by the coding sequence GTGGCGGACACCCAGTACGAAGACCTGTTGCGAACCGTGCTCACCTCCGGGACGGCCAAGGCCGACCGGACGGGCACCGGCACCCGGAGTGTCTTCGGGCACCAACTGCGCTACGACCTCGCGCAGGGCTTCCCGCTGATCACCACCAAGAGGGTGCATCTGAAGTCCATCGTCTACGAGCTGCTGTGGTTCCTGCGCGGCGACTCCAACGTCGGCTGGCTCCAGGAGCACGGAGTCAGCATCTGGGACGAATGGGCGGGTCCGGACGGCGAACTGGGCCCCGTCTACGGCGTCCAGTGGCGCTCCTGGCCCACCCCCGACGGCAGGCACGTCGACCAGATCAGCGACGTGCTCGACACCCTCCGCCGCAACCCCGACTCGCGCCGCATGATCGTCTCCGCGTGGAACGTCGCCGAGCTGGAGAACATGGCGCTGCCGCCGTGCCACGCCTTCTTCCAGTTCTACGTCGCCGAGGGCAGGCTCTCCTGCCAGCTCTACCAGCGCAGCGCGGACCTCTTCCTCGGCGTCCCGTTCAACATCGCCAGCTACGCGCTGCTCACGCACATGGTGGCGCAGCAGACCGGCCTCGAACCCGGCGACTTCATCTGGACCGGCGGCGACTGCCACATCTACGACAACCACGTCGACCAGGTGACGGAGCAGCTCGCGCGCACGCCGTACGAGTTCCCCGGGCTGCGGCTGCGCCGGGCGGAATCGCTCTTCGACTACGCCTACGCGGACGTCGAGGTGGTCGGCTACCGGCACCACCCGGCCATCAAGGCACCGGTCGCGGTGTGA
- a CDS encoding glycoside hydrolase family 6 protein, producing MRVRILRRWRRTALTGLLGAGLALAGLATAAPATPAAPAAEPDSGAAAPHASAALPGPLYVDPDSQVRRWTAANPGDWRQPVIADRIASQPQARWLSQYNPGTVQQEVAGYMSAAGDALPVLSVYGIPDRDCGGASSGGAPDLPSYQNWIRLIAAGLGDHPVVIILETDALALEDCLDQAGRDARHAALRQAVTTLKAAGPQTHVYLDGGHSAWHSPGDQAARLAASGVAEADGVFTNVSNFRTTAEEVAYGKQILAALGDPDLSLVVDTSRNGNGSNGEWCDPSGRALGANPTLTTGDDAVDALLWVKPPGEADGCAAGAGQFVPDLAYALATN from the coding sequence ATGCGCGTACGCATCCTGCGCCGATGGCGCCGCACCGCTCTCACCGGCCTCCTCGGCGCCGGCCTGGCCCTCGCCGGCCTCGCCACCGCGGCCCCCGCGACCCCGGCGGCACCCGCGGCCGAGCCGGACTCCGGCGCCGCCGCCCCGCACGCCTCCGCCGCACTGCCCGGCCCTCTGTACGTCGACCCCGACTCCCAGGTCCGGCGGTGGACCGCGGCCAACCCCGGCGACTGGCGGCAGCCGGTCATCGCCGACCGCATCGCCTCCCAGCCGCAGGCCCGCTGGCTCTCCCAGTACAACCCCGGCACCGTGCAGCAGGAGGTCGCCGGCTACATGTCCGCCGCCGGCGACGCCCTGCCCGTGCTCTCCGTCTACGGCATCCCCGACCGCGACTGCGGCGGCGCCAGCTCCGGCGGCGCCCCCGACCTGCCCTCGTACCAGAACTGGATCCGGCTCATCGCCGCCGGCCTCGGCGACCACCCCGTGGTGATCATCCTGGAGACCGACGCGCTCGCCCTGGAGGACTGCCTCGACCAGGCGGGCCGCGACGCCCGGCACGCGGCGCTGCGGCAGGCCGTCACCACCCTGAAGGCCGCGGGCCCGCAGACCCACGTCTACCTCGACGGCGGCCACTCCGCCTGGCACTCCCCCGGCGACCAGGCCGCCCGGCTGGCGGCGTCCGGGGTCGCGGAGGCGGACGGTGTGTTCACCAACGTCTCCAACTTCCGCACCACGGCGGAGGAGGTCGCGTACGGCAAGCAGATCCTGGCCGCGCTCGGCGACCCGGACCTCAGCCTGGTCGTGGACACCAGCCGCAACGGCAACGGCTCCAACGGCGAGTGGTGCGACCCCTCCGGCCGCGCGCTGGGCGCGAACCCGACGCTCACCACCGGGGACGACGCCGTCGACGCGCTGCTGTGGGTCAAGCCGCCCGGCGAGGCGGACGGCTGCGCGGCGGGGGCGGGGCAGTTCGTCCCGGACCTGGCGTACGCGCTGGCGACCAACTGA
- a CDS encoding nuclear transport factor 2 family protein — MTDTARQFMTEFFTSFTREITADGSDPGPVVDRYYTPDIVQTADGIRIDRERLVAHIRPVRKNLADFAFEVHEALRDGERIAARFTIHATDRRGRRTATEVHLFGELAPDGRIRRTHQLSRTIKDPEADGTSPRGEEASKEGDGP; from the coding sequence ATGACAGACACAGCCCGCCAGTTCATGACCGAGTTCTTCACCTCTTTCACGCGGGAGATCACGGCGGACGGCAGCGACCCGGGCCCGGTCGTCGACCGGTACTACACGCCGGACATCGTGCAGACGGCCGACGGGATCCGCATCGACCGGGAGCGGCTGGTGGCGCACATCCGCCCGGTCCGTAAGAACCTCGCGGACTTCGCCTTCGAGGTGCACGAGGCGCTGCGGGACGGGGAGCGGATCGCCGCCCGCTTCACCATCCACGCCACTGACCGCAGGGGCCGGCGGACGGCCACGGAGGTCCATCTCTTCGGCGAGCTGGCCCCGGACGGCCGGATACGCAGGACGCACCAGCTCAGCAGGACCATCAAGGACCCGGAGGCGGACGGGACGAGCCCGCGGGGGGAAGAGGCGAGCAAGGAGGGGGACGGTCCGTGA
- a CDS encoding haloacid dehalogenase type II — translation MPEIRDAQVVVFDVLGTLVDEPGGLRAEIRAAAPAADDTAAGELLALWQRHVETEQARMARGERPYADSETVDREAAELVAARAGVTDPAAVARLATATRRLPPWPDSAAGLDRIARHFPVAGLSNASGPALLHLAAHGGLRWHQALSGAAVRAYKPAPEVYGLAARAADCPPERVLMVAAHAWDLRAARENGLRTAYVPRPAGDPPAATDAFDRHFDGMDGLVRALTAQ, via the coding sequence ATGCCCGAGATCCGCGACGCCCAGGTCGTCGTCTTCGACGTCCTCGGCACGCTCGTCGACGAACCCGGCGGGCTGCGCGCGGAGATCCGCGCCGCCGCGCCCGCCGCCGACGACACGGCGGCCGGCGAACTCCTCGCCCTGTGGCAGCGGCACGTCGAGACCGAGCAGGCGCGGATGGCCCGGGGCGAGCGCCCGTACGCCGACAGCGAGACCGTCGACCGCGAGGCCGCCGAGCTGGTGGCCGCACGCGCCGGGGTCACCGACCCGGCGGCCGTCGCCCGGCTGGCCACCGCCACCCGGCGGCTGCCCCCGTGGCCCGACTCCGCCGCCGGACTCGACCGCATCGCCCGGCACTTCCCCGTCGCCGGGCTCTCCAACGCCTCCGGCCCCGCGCTGCTCCATCTCGCCGCGCACGGCGGGCTGCGCTGGCACCAGGCCCTGTCGGGCGCGGCGGTACGGGCCTACAAGCCGGCGCCCGAGGTCTACGGGCTCGCCGCCCGAGCCGCCGACTGCCCGCCCGAGCGGGTGCTGATGGTCGCCGCCCACGCCTGGGACCTGCGCGCGGCGCGGGAGAACGGGCTGCGGACGGCGTACGTCCCGCGGCCGGCCGGTGATCCGCCGGCGGCGACGGACGCGTTCGACCGGCACTTCGACGGGATGGACGGCCTTGTCCGGGCGCTGACGGCGCAGTAG
- a CDS encoding heavy-metal-associated domain-containing protein — translation MIETRHTVLGMACSHCAAIVGEEIGRVPGVTDVRVDIAAETVVVRADRPVPRAHIDAAVEEAGYTPAPPPPDPCGTAQPGTAPRETGPPDTARPGTAQLHAAPPPAEPPPTPRS, via the coding sequence GTGATCGAGACCCGTCACACCGTGCTGGGCATGGCGTGCAGTCACTGCGCGGCCATCGTCGGCGAGGAGATCGGCCGGGTCCCGGGCGTCACGGACGTGCGCGTGGACATAGCGGCCGAGACCGTGGTCGTACGGGCGGACCGCCCGGTGCCGCGGGCGCACATCGACGCCGCCGTGGAGGAAGCCGGCTACACCCCGGCCCCGCCCCCGCCCGACCCATGCGGCACCGCCCAGCCCGGCACCGCCCCGCGCGAGACCGGACCACCCGACACGGCACGACCTGGCACCGCCCAGCTTCACGCCGCGCCACCACCCGCCGAACCGCCCCCGACGCCACGGAGTTAG
- a CDS encoding TetR/AcrR family transcriptional regulator, producing the protein MPSRESGEPAESAGRRPAPRRRRADAERSRSAIVDAAVRLLGERPEASVEAIAAAAGVTRQTVYAHYPSRNEVLSAVFDRVTAETDAALDAARLDELPAATGLLRLLDVSWEIADRYPGLRHAEPPPADRRQEDEQHRPITDRLERIARRGQESGEFARDAEPHWLAAATVALGHAAGAEVAAGRMTPAAAAEALRVGVLRLHGAEAEAEAEL; encoded by the coding sequence TTGCCGTCCAGGGAATCCGGCGAACCCGCCGAGTCCGCGGGCCGCCGGCCCGCCCCGCGCCGCCGCCGCGCCGACGCCGAGCGCAGCAGGTCCGCCATCGTCGACGCCGCCGTCCGGCTGCTCGGCGAGCGGCCCGAGGCCAGCGTCGAGGCCATCGCCGCCGCCGCGGGCGTCACCCGCCAGACCGTCTACGCCCACTACCCCTCGCGCAACGAGGTGCTGTCCGCCGTCTTCGACCGCGTCACCGCGGAGACCGACGCCGCGCTCGACGCTGCCCGCCTCGACGAACTCCCCGCCGCCACGGGCCTGCTGCGGCTGCTCGACGTGAGCTGGGAGATCGCCGACCGCTACCCCGGCCTCCGGCACGCGGAGCCGCCCCCCGCGGACCGCCGGCAGGAGGACGAGCAGCACCGGCCGATCACCGACCGGCTGGAGCGGATCGCCCGCCGCGGCCAGGAGTCGGGGGAGTTCGCGCGCGACGCCGAGCCGCACTGGCTGGCCGCCGCCACCGTCGCCCTCGGCCACGCGGCAGGGGCGGAGGTCGCCGCGGGCCGGATGACCCCGGCCGCCGCGGCGGAAGCGCTGCGCGTGGGGGTGCTGCGGCTGCATGGGGCGGAGGCGGAAGCGGAAGCGGAGCTCTAG
- a CDS encoding lytic polysaccharide monooxygenase, with amino-acid sequence MTMAVQRLVRAARSLRLRRTLALAGVAGVATAALAVPTPASAHGVAMVPGSRTFLCYKDLIANSSTQMPQNPACKAAVQSAGTTPLYNWFAVLDSNAGGRAQGYVPDGKLCSAGDRSPYNFSPYNAARTDWPLTHLTSGANINLEYSNWAHHPGRFEVYITNNGWSPSKTLAWGDLTHLQTVTNPPQAGGAGSDGGHYYWNLQLPQRSGQHMLFIQWIRSDSQENFFSCSDVVFDGGNGQVTGLTPGAMSADEVKALGAGKENTKADPVKGAHGDHGAAAPQAQAVETLNEGESNLAASSDDSSAVLPAALAGAGAVIFAGGALVYNQRRNGPGRQQT; translated from the coding sequence CTGACCATGGCTGTCCAACGACTCGTCCGCGCCGCGCGATCACTCCGGCTCCGGCGCACGCTCGCACTCGCCGGGGTCGCGGGCGTCGCGACCGCCGCGCTGGCGGTGCCCACACCCGCGTCGGCCCACGGCGTCGCGATGGTGCCCGGCTCGCGCACGTTCCTGTGCTACAAGGATCTGATCGCGAACAGCTCCACGCAGATGCCGCAGAACCCGGCGTGCAAGGCGGCGGTGCAGTCCGCCGGCACGACGCCGCTGTACAACTGGTTCGCCGTGCTGGACTCCAACGCCGGCGGGCGCGCCCAGGGCTACGTACCGGACGGCAAGCTCTGCAGCGCCGGCGACCGCAGCCCGTACAACTTCTCGCCGTACAACGCGGCCCGCACCGACTGGCCGCTCACGCACCTCACCTCCGGCGCGAACATCAACCTCGAGTACAGCAACTGGGCGCACCACCCGGGCCGGTTCGAGGTCTACATCACCAACAACGGCTGGAGCCCGTCCAAGACGCTGGCCTGGGGCGACCTGACGCACCTGCAGACCGTCACCAACCCGCCGCAGGCGGGCGGCGCGGGCTCGGACGGCGGGCACTACTACTGGAACCTGCAACTGCCGCAGCGCAGCGGGCAGCACATGCTGTTCATCCAGTGGATCCGCTCGGACAGCCAGGAGAACTTCTTCTCCTGCTCGGACGTCGTCTTCGACGGCGGCAACGGCCAGGTCACCGGGCTGACGCCGGGCGCGATGTCGGCGGACGAGGTCAAGGCGCTGGGTGCGGGCAAGGAGAACACCAAGGCCGACCCGGTCAAGGGCGCGCACGGCGACCACGGCGCAGCTGCGCCGCAGGCGCAGGCGGTGGAGACGCTGAACGAGGGCGAGTCGAACCTGGCCGCCTCGTCCGACGACTCCTCGGCGGTGCTGCCGGCGGCGCTTGCGGGCGCCGGCGCGGTGATCTTCGCGGGCGGCGCACTGGTGTACAACCAGCGCCGGAACGGCCCGGGGAGGCAGCAGACCTGA
- a CDS encoding MarR family winged helix-turn-helix transcriptional regulator, producing the protein MSVRPPEATHVSSDVAEIERALSRIAYLSSRARQHDRLMALAEVPLDRAAVALLRQIDDSEPLRLGELADRLGVEASHVTRQVQQLQKAAYVSRVPDPDDRRAQRIQLTDAGREAIGRIRAVACRGMQGALAEWSPEDLRTLAELFHRMVDDFVAHVDEWAAEVERLSGGGPDGADGAGEAGGAGPASGSDGDAPQGAGA; encoded by the coding sequence ATGTCTGTCCGGCCGCCTGAAGCCACCCACGTCTCCTCGGACGTGGCCGAGATCGAGCGTGCCCTCAGCCGTATCGCCTATCTGAGCAGCCGGGCGCGGCAGCACGACCGGCTGATGGCGCTGGCCGAGGTGCCGCTCGACCGGGCGGCGGTGGCCCTGTTGCGGCAGATCGACGACTCCGAGCCGCTGCGCCTCGGCGAGCTGGCGGACCGGCTCGGGGTGGAGGCGTCGCACGTGACGCGGCAGGTACAGCAGTTGCAGAAGGCGGCGTACGTGTCCCGCGTCCCGGATCCGGACGACCGCCGGGCGCAGCGCATCCAGCTCACCGACGCCGGGCGCGAGGCGATCGGGCGCATCCGCGCGGTGGCGTGCCGGGGGATGCAGGGTGCGCTGGCGGAGTGGTCGCCGGAGGATCTGCGGACGCTCGCGGAGCTGTTCCACCGGATGGTCGACGACTTCGTCGCGCACGTGGACGAGTGGGCGGCCGAGGTGGAGCGGCTCTCCGGCGGCGGGCCGGATGGGGCGGACGGGGCAGGCGAGGCGGGCGGGGCCGGTCCCGCGAGCGGGTCCGACGGCGACGCCCCGCAGGGGGCAGGGGCCTGA
- a CDS encoding tol-pal system YbgF family protein, giving the protein MEAFPPMPSEPPAEPGRGAGSGQQPTEPDILAFGPDRPVFELAPVPVRARDPYAVGLANASLLGIGYGMLRRPRIAFGAAGVSVMLVILLATAGRNAWFQAVVLAWWIGVTVHGWYLAGGRLPRRGAAVPEASAHATEIQPAEPAQPAGAAHAAEREPADAPPPPSAPPVLPANVRRDRLVALLVAAPVLLACTALRLDASRIEGNAADAHRAGECAQAVSDLEGLWFGHRLADAPLTARAEDGTEACELLLKAERQAEDDRIRGARTLKAYAAHPGALWDGAAGRRADLLLAQAEDELDAGLTGDTDALSAGFGHLATVLQEYAGGDAEGGEDRSGDVDKAIDGFLGALPTDDACQTKEVTDWLGAHETGDDGLARAADVVPEVAPAAIVDCGDALMADDTWKQARTQYEQLLDEYPDSELAGAAKDGVERADLAIQLDKVRGLLKPGEYGEKPAYCDNPAPYRGAKPYRGEGPHRAMLIGQSKHRSKLPSSWLAKDPKDAVAIICAGSSKHGATVANCPYEDDIAIGGSVNVAFKNREIPVRVYELRTGKLAKKTTVEIGGASCPAVLEYTYYGVDTGPPSEVYVKSSESDVRAGYEPLIYP; this is encoded by the coding sequence ATGGAAGCGTTTCCCCCGATGCCCAGCGAGCCGCCCGCCGAACCCGGGCGGGGCGCCGGCTCCGGGCAGCAGCCCACCGAACCCGACATCCTCGCGTTCGGCCCCGACCGCCCGGTGTTCGAGCTGGCGCCCGTGCCCGTACGGGCCAGGGACCCGTACGCCGTCGGGCTCGCCAACGCCTCGCTGCTGGGCATCGGTTACGGGATGCTCCGCAGGCCACGGATCGCCTTCGGCGCCGCGGGCGTGTCAGTCATGCTCGTCATCCTGCTGGCGACGGCCGGACGGAACGCATGGTTCCAGGCCGTCGTGCTGGCGTGGTGGATAGGCGTCACCGTGCACGGCTGGTATCTCGCCGGGGGCCGCCTGCCCCGCCGCGGCGCCGCCGTGCCGGAGGCGTCCGCGCACGCCACGGAGATACAGCCGGCGGAGCCCGCGCAGCCAGCCGGGGCCGCGCACGCCGCGGAGCGCGAGCCCGCCGACGCGCCCCCGCCCCCCTCCGCACCCCCCGTCCTCCCCGCGAACGTGCGCCGCGACCGCCTCGTCGCCCTCCTCGTCGCCGCCCCCGTCCTCCTCGCCTGCACCGCCCTGCGCCTCGACGCCTCCCGGATCGAGGGCAACGCCGCCGACGCCCACCGCGCGGGCGAATGCGCCCAGGCCGTCTCCGACCTCGAAGGACTCTGGTTCGGCCACCGCCTCGCCGACGCCCCGCTGACCGCCCGCGCCGAGGACGGCACCGAGGCGTGCGAGCTGCTGCTCAAGGCCGAGCGCCAGGCGGAGGACGACCGTATACGCGGCGCCCGCACGCTCAAGGCGTACGCCGCCCACCCCGGCGCGCTCTGGGACGGCGCCGCCGGCCGCCGGGCCGACCTCCTCCTCGCTCAGGCCGAGGACGAGCTGGACGCCGGACTGACCGGCGACACCGACGCGCTGAGCGCGGGTTTCGGCCATCTCGCCACCGTCCTCCAGGAGTACGCGGGCGGTGACGCCGAAGGCGGCGAGGACCGCAGCGGCGACGTCGACAAGGCGATCGACGGGTTCCTCGGCGCGCTGCCCACCGACGACGCCTGCCAGACCAAGGAGGTCACCGACTGGCTCGGCGCCCACGAGACCGGCGACGACGGCCTCGCGCGCGCCGCCGACGTCGTGCCCGAGGTCGCGCCCGCCGCGATCGTCGACTGCGGCGACGCGCTGATGGCCGACGACACCTGGAAGCAGGCCCGCACGCAGTACGAGCAGCTCCTCGACGAGTACCCCGACAGCGAGCTGGCCGGTGCGGCGAAGGACGGGGTCGAGCGCGCGGACCTGGCCATCCAGCTCGACAAGGTGCGCGGCCTGCTGAAGCCCGGCGAGTACGGCGAGAAGCCCGCGTACTGCGACAACCCGGCCCCGTACCGCGGCGCCAAGCCCTACCGCGGCGAAGGACCGCACCGCGCGATGCTCATCGGCCAGAGCAAGCACCGCTCGAAGCTGCCGTCCTCCTGGCTCGCGAAGGACCCGAAGGACGCGGTGGCGATCATCTGCGCGGGCTCGTCGAAGCACGGCGCCACGGTGGCGAACTGCCCGTACGAGGACGACATAGCCATCGGCGGCTCCGTCAACGTGGCCTTCAAGAACCGGGAGATCCCCGTCCGGGTCTACGAGCTGCGCACCGGCAAGCTGGCGAAGAAGACCACCGTCGAGATCGGCGGCGCCAGTTGCCCGGCCGTGCTGGAGTACACGTACTACGGCGTCGACACCGGCCCGCCGTCCGAGGTGTACGTCAAGTCCTCGGAGTCCGACGTGCGCGCGGGCTACGAGCCGCTGATCTATCCCTGA
- a CDS encoding MFS transporter, protein MTDTATTVAEDGRADRPGQSSGPGLTLLALASAGLVVSLQQTLVLPLLPQLMQTFDISVAAVSWVFTATLLAGAVATPLLSRFGDMYGKKKMISVTMGLLVAGSVICAIADSLALLIVGRALQGTAAAVIPLAIGMIRDSYPREKVTTAIGVVSATLGVGGAVGMLVTGLIADNTDSHHPVFWIAAAMAAVGLLFVLFCTRDSGRRAGGRPDLIGAALLGGWLVSLLIGISQGNSWGWTDARILGLFAAAVVLCAVWVAVELRMREPLVRLQILVGPKSLSANLASLLLGFSMFAAFTLISNFIQTPEAEVGYGLTGSVLDVGLYMLPSTLTMLVFSTLSGRIEARIGAAWTLATGSVIAGVAYAWLALMHDSALDIMIFSGIQGLGIGIAYAALGTLAVQHVPMDQSGIASGINSLVRTAGGSIASAATAAVLAAQVIDGTEVPTVDAYVLCFVIAGLSAGAAAAIAAVHGLRHGRK, encoded by the coding sequence ATGACAGACACCGCCACCACGGTGGCCGAGGACGGCCGCGCCGACCGGCCGGGACAGTCCTCAGGACCCGGCCTGACGCTGCTCGCGCTGGCGTCCGCCGGACTCGTCGTATCGCTGCAGCAGACGCTGGTACTGCCCCTGCTCCCCCAGCTCATGCAGACGTTCGACATCTCGGTCGCCGCGGTCTCGTGGGTCTTCACCGCGACGCTGCTCGCCGGGGCGGTCGCCACACCACTGCTCTCCCGCTTCGGCGACATGTACGGCAAGAAGAAGATGATCTCGGTGACGATGGGCCTGCTCGTCGCCGGCTCCGTCATCTGCGCGATAGCCGACTCGCTCGCCCTCCTCATCGTCGGCCGCGCGCTCCAGGGCACCGCCGCGGCCGTCATCCCCCTGGCCATCGGGATGATCCGCGACTCCTACCCGCGCGAGAAGGTCACAACGGCCATCGGCGTCGTCAGCGCCACCCTCGGCGTCGGCGGTGCCGTGGGCATGCTCGTCACCGGTCTCATCGCCGACAACACCGACTCCCACCACCCGGTCTTCTGGATCGCCGCCGCCATGGCCGCCGTGGGACTGCTCTTCGTGCTCTTCTGCACCCGCGACTCCGGCCGCCGCGCCGGCGGCCGCCCCGACCTGATCGGCGCCGCCCTGCTCGGCGGCTGGCTGGTCAGTCTGCTGATCGGCATCAGCCAGGGCAACTCGTGGGGCTGGACGGACGCCCGCATCCTCGGCCTGTTCGCCGCGGCGGTCGTGCTGTGCGCCGTCTGGGTGGCCGTCGAACTGAGGATGCGCGAGCCGCTCGTACGGCTCCAGATCCTCGTCGGCCCCAAGTCGCTCTCGGCCAACCTCGCCTCGCTGCTCCTCGGCTTCTCGATGTTCGCCGCCTTCACCCTGATCTCGAACTTCATCCAGACCCCCGAGGCCGAGGTCGGCTACGGGCTCACCGGCTCGGTGCTCGACGTCGGCCTGTACATGCTGCCGAGCACCCTCACCATGCTGGTCTTCTCCACGCTCTCCGGCCGCATCGAGGCCAGGATCGGGGCCGCCTGGACCCTCGCCACCGGCTCGGTCATCGCGGGCGTCGCGTACGCCTGGCTCGCGCTCATGCACGACTCCGCGCTCGACATCATGATCTTCAGCGGCATCCAGGGCCTCGGCATCGGCATCGCCTACGCGGCCCTCGGCACGCTCGCCGTCCAGCACGTGCCCATGGACCAGAGCGGCATCGCCAGCGGCATCAACTCCCTCGTGCGCACCGCCGGCGGCAGCATCGCCAGCGCCGCCACCGCGGCCGTACTGGCGGCGCAGGTCATCGACGGCACCGAGGTGCCGACGGTCGACGCGTACGTCCTCTGCTTCGTCATCGCCGGGCTCTCGGCCGGCGCGGCGGCGGCCATCGCCGCGGTGCACGGGCTGCGGCACGGCCGCAAGTAG